Proteins encoded in a region of the Zea mays cultivar B73 chromosome 2, Zm-B73-REFERENCE-NAM-5.0, whole genome shotgun sequence genome:
- the LOC103646044 gene encoding uncharacterized protein LOC103646044 — MRGAARRLVQSATKTRQINPVNGLARMPAITTPQRHGNENTSSESVVTKDENVEPLVAFSRPPPLPPVLGPLVVLSVFEMSSGGGDEDTE; from the exons ATGAGGGGCGCAGCAAGGCGTCTGGTGCAGAGCGCAACCAAAACCAGGCAAATCAATCCTGTCAATGGACTAGCAA GGATGCCGGCGATCACTACTCCTCAGAGGCATGGGAACGAGAATACTTCCAGTGAATCTGTCGTCACGAAAGACGAAAACGTTGAGCCCCTTGTCGCCTTCAGCAGGCCACCTCCTTTGCCGCCTGTTCTGGGTCCGCTCGTCGTGCTCTCGGTTTTCGAGATGTCGTCCGGTGGCGGCGACGAAGACACCGAATGA